From Cricetulus griseus strain 17A/GY chromosome 1 unlocalized genomic scaffold, alternate assembly CriGri-PICRH-1.0 chr1_0, whole genome shotgun sequence, a single genomic window includes:
- the LOC100755143 gene encoding CCR4-NOT transcription complex subunit 2 isoform X10, producing MSGFGMNRNQAFGMNNSLSSNIFNGTDGSENVTGLDLSDFPALADRNRREGSGNPTPLINPLAGRAPYVGMVTKPANEQSQDFSIHNEDFPALPGSSYKDPTSSNDDSKSNLNTSGKTTSSTDGPKFPGDKSSTTQNNNQQKKGIQVLPDGRVTNIPQGMVTDQFGMIGLLTFIRAAETDPGMVHLALGSDLTTLGLNLNSPENLYPKFASPWASSPCRPQDIDFHVPSEYLTNIHIRDKLAAIKLGRYGEDLLFYLYYMNGGDVLQLLAAVELFNRDWRYHKEERVWITRAPGMEPTMKTNTYERGTYYFFDCLNWRKVAKEFHLEYDKLEERPHLPSTFNYNPAQQAF from the exons ATGTCTGGATTTGGAATGAACAGGAATCAGGCATTTGGAATGAATAACTCCTTATCAAGTAACATTTTTAATGGAACAG ATGGCAGTGAAAATGTGACAGGATTGGACCTTTCAGATTTCCCAGCATTAGCAGACCGAAATAGAAGGGAAGGAAGTGGTAACCCAACTCCGTTAATAAACCCCTTGGCTGGAAGAGCACCTTACG TCGGAATGGTAACAAAACCTGCAAATGAGCAATCCCAGGACTTCTCAATACACAATGAAGACTTTCCAGCATTACCTGGTTCCAGCTATAAAGACCCAACGTCGAGTAATGATGACAGCAAATCT AATTTGAATACATCGGGGAAGACGACTTCAAGTACAGATGGGCCCAAATTCCCTGGAGATAAAAGTTCAACGACACAAAACAATAATCAGCAGAAAAAGGGGATCCAGGTGTTACCTGATG GCCGAGTTACTAACATTCCTCAAGGGATGGTGACGGACCAATTTGGAATGATTGGCCTGTTAACATTTATCAGGGCAGCAGAGAcagacccaggaatggtacatcTCGCTTTAGGAAGTGACTTAACAACATTAGGCCTCAATCTGAACTCTCCTGA AAATCTCTATCCCAAATTTGCATCACCCTGGGCATCTTCACCTTGTCGACCTCAGGACATAG ATTTCCATGTTCCATCTGAATATTTAACGAACATTCACATTAGGGATAAG CTGGCTGCAATCAAGCTTGGCCGATATGGAGAAGACCTCCTCTTCTATCTCTATTACATGAATGGAGGAGATGTGTTACAACTCTTAGCTGCAGTAGAGCT ttttAACCGTGATTGGAGATACCACAAAGAAGAACGGGTGTGGATTACCAGAGCACCAGGCATGGAGCCAACGATGAAAACCAACACATACGAGAGGGGAACATACTACTTCTTTGACTGTCTTAACTGGAGGAAAGTAGCTAAG
- the LOC100755143 gene encoding CCR4-NOT transcription complex subunit 2 isoform X9, translated as MRGMSNNTPQLNRSLSQGTQLPSHVTPTTGVPTMSLHTPPSPSRGILPMNPRNMMNHSQVGQGIGIPSRTNSMSSSGLGSPNRSSPSIICMPKQQPSRQPFTVNSMSGFGMNRNQAFGMNNSLSSNIFNGTDGSENVTGLDLSDFPALADRNRREGSGNPTPLINPLAGRAPYVGMVTKPANEQSQDFSIHNEDFPALPGSSYKDPTSSNDDSKSNLNTSGKTTSSTDGPKFPGDKSSTTQNNNQQKKGIQVLPDGRVTNIPQGMVTDQFGMIGLLTFIRAAETDPGMVHLALGSDLTTLGLNLNSPENLYPKFASPWASSPCRPQDIDFHVPSEYLTNIHIRDKLAAIKLGRYGEDLLFYLYYMNGGDVLQLLAAVELFNRDWRYHKEERVWITRAPGMEPTMKTNTYERGTYYFFDCLNWRKVAKEFHLEYDKLEERPHLPSTFNYNPAQQAF; from the exons ATGAGGGGGATGAGCAACAATACCCCTCAGTTAAATCGCAGCTTATCACAAGGCACTCAGTTACCGAGCCACGTCACGCCAACAACAGGGGTACCAACAATGTCACTTCACACGCCTCCATCTCCAAGCAG GGGTATTTTGCCTATGAATCCTAGGAATATGATGAACCACTCCCAGGTTGGTCAGGGCATTGGAATTCCTAGCAGGACAAATAGCATGAGCAGTTCAGGGTTAGGTAGCCCCAACAGAAGCTCGCCAAGCATAATATGTATGCCAAAGCAGCAGCCTTCTCGACAGCCTTTTACTGTGAACAG TATGTCTGGATTTGGAATGAACAGGAATCAGGCATTTGGAATGAATAACTCCTTATCAAGTAACATTTTTAATGGAACAG ATGGCAGTGAAAATGTGACAGGATTGGACCTTTCAGATTTCCCAGCATTAGCAGACCGAAATAGAAGGGAAGGAAGTGGTAACCCAACTCCGTTAATAAACCCCTTGGCTGGAAGAGCACCTTACG TCGGAATGGTAACAAAACCTGCAAATGAGCAATCCCAGGACTTCTCAATACACAATGAAGACTTTCCAGCATTACCTGGTTCCAGCTATAAAGACCCAACGTCGAGTAATGATGACAGCAAATCT AATTTGAATACATCGGGGAAGACGACTTCAAGTACAGATGGGCCCAAATTCCCTGGAGATAAAAGTTCAACGACACAAAACAATAATCAGCAGAAAAAGGGGATCCAGGTGTTACCTGATG GCCGAGTTACTAACATTCCTCAAGGGATGGTGACGGACCAATTTGGAATGATTGGCCTGTTAACATTTATCAGGGCAGCAGAGAcagacccaggaatggtacatcTCGCTTTAGGAAGTGACTTAACAACATTAGGCCTCAATCTGAACTCTCCTGA AAATCTCTATCCCAAATTTGCATCACCCTGGGCATCTTCACCTTGTCGACCTCAGGACATAG ATTTCCATGTTCCATCTGAATATTTAACGAACATTCACATTAGGGATAAG CTGGCTGCAATCAAGCTTGGCCGATATGGAGAAGACCTCCTCTTCTATCTCTATTACATGAATGGAGGAGATGTGTTACAACTCTTAGCTGCAGTAGAGCT ttttAACCGTGATTGGAGATACCACAAAGAAGAACGGGTGTGGATTACCAGAGCACCAGGCATGGAGCCAACGATGAAAACCAACACATACGAGAGGGGAACATACTACTTCTTTGACTGTCTTAACTGGAGGAAAGTAGCTAAG